A window of the Theileria parva strain Muguga chromosome 2, complete sequence, whole genome shotgun sequence genome harbors these coding sequences:
- the RPL37C gene encoding 60S ribosomal protein L37-3, with translation MGKCGKGTGSFGLCNSKTHTLCLRCGNRSFHDTKKRCASCGYPDAKTRHYNWSFKARRRKTTGTGRKRYLKTLPRRFKNGFREGTKPPSKK, from the exons ATGGGTAAATGTGGCAAGGGTACAGGATCATTCGGTCTTTGTAACAGTAAAACCCACACTCTCTGTCTGAGATGTGGAAATCGCTCCTTTCATGACACAAAAAAAAGATGTGCCTCATGTG GATATCCTGATGCTAAGACCCGTCATTATAATTGGTCATTTAAGGCCAGAAGAAGGAAGACCACAGGAACTGGAAGGAAAAGGTATTTGAAAACATTGCCTAGACGCTTTAAAAATGGGTTCCGTGAAGGAACTAAGCCACCCTCCAAAAAGTAA
- a CDS encoding Ras-induced vulval development antagonist family protein: MEKRTKERFRKKIKCEDVYARSRSSSPDVYSKFLENHRKSQELKLNSLKKSNDSTDDENKPPELTDNDNKSLEVPNYSDITSGNDKSNENQESESDSDEEYGPKPLKNSTSLDFKVSYGGELMPGEGDAIAQYIQKGKRIPRRGEVGLTTEQIENFEKIGYVMSGSRHRAINRMRIKKESMVLTAEQERAKALEKYESRMRRENEILNHFREMIMKKQEENNQN; the protein is encoded by the exons ATGGAAAAAAGAACGAAAGAAAGGTTTAGGAAGAAAATAAAGTGTGAAGATGTGTATGCAAGATCAAGAAGCTCGAGTCCCGATGTTTACTCAAAATTTTTGGAAAACCATCGCAAATCTCAAGAACTGAAACTTAATTCTTTAAAAAAGTCAAATGATTCTACTGATGATGAGAATAAACCCCCTGAATTAACcgataatgataataaatctCTTGAAGTTCCTAATTATTCTGATATAACCTCTGGTAATGATAAAAGTAATGAAAACCAAGAGTCTGAAAGTGACAGTGATGAGGAATACGGCCCTAAACCTTTGAAAAATAGTACTTCTTTGGATTTTAAAGTGAGTTATGGCGGTGAACTTATGCCAGGTGAAGGAGATGCCATTGCACAGTATATTCAAAAGGGGAAGAGGATACCCAGAAGAGGTGAAGTTGGACTTACTACAGAAcaaattgaaaattttgagAAAATTGGCTATGTTATGAGTGGATCAAGGCATAGAGCTATTAACAGGATGAGAATTAAAAAGGAGTCTATG GTGTTAACTGCTGAGCAAGAAAGGGCAAAGGCCTTGGAAAAGTACGAGAGTAGAATGAGAAGagaaaatgaaatattaaatcacTTCAGAGAAATGATAA TGAAGAAACAGGaggaaaataatcaaaattga
- the NRPB10L gene encoding DNA-directed RNA polymerases subunit RPABC5, which yields MIIPVRCFTCGKVIGHLWEKWLEMLKKDIPEGQALDDLGLTRYCCRRMILTHVDLIEKLLVYNIYDKRNQEVL from the exons ATGATTATTCCCGTTCGTTGTTTTACTTGCGGTAAAGTTATCGGCCATTTGTGGGAGAAATGGCTGGAAATGCTCAAAAAAGATATTCCAGAAGG GCAAGCCTTGGATGATCTTGGTTTAACTCGGTACTGTTGTAGGCGTATGATTTTAACTCACGTTGACTTGATAGAGAAGTTACTTGTATACAATA TCTACGATAAAAGGAACCAGGAAGTTCTTTAA